Proteins encoded within one genomic window of Chloroflexota bacterium:
- a CDS encoding FAD synthetase family protein translates to MDRAPERTAPMAVVAGVDALTAERGPVFVVVGVFDGLHLGHAYLLRRLVREARHRGARGTVVTFDHHPDEILVGQAPALLCDPAERLERLAAAAVETTVVQHFDQALRTTEYDTFIGRIAARVEIAGFLMTPDAAFGHERRGTPATVSALGDELGFEVLVVPPFTLDGGAVRSTDVRDAIAAGDLARAERLLGRPVAVVGAASAAPNGSIVSFALPVALPPAGDYRVVVRPPGRRSVRALALVTSDRIELDRSFDGPLRIVFA, encoded by the coding sequence ATGGATCGCGCGCCTGAACGGACCGCTCCGATGGCGGTCGTCGCGGGCGTCGATGCGCTGACCGCCGAGCGGGGACCGGTCTTCGTCGTCGTGGGCGTCTTCGACGGCCTCCATCTCGGCCATGCCTATCTCCTCCGCCGCCTGGTCCGCGAGGCACGCCATCGCGGCGCGCGCGGGACGGTCGTGACGTTCGACCATCATCCCGACGAGATCCTCGTCGGTCAGGCCCCGGCCCTCCTCTGCGATCCGGCGGAGCGTCTCGAGCGGCTCGCGGCGGCGGCTGTCGAAACCACGGTCGTCCAGCATTTCGACCAGGCGCTCCGCACGACGGAGTACGACACCTTCATCGGCCGGATCGCCGCCCGGGTCGAGATCGCCGGCTTCCTCATGACGCCGGATGCGGCATTCGGGCACGAGCGACGGGGAACGCCGGCGACCGTGTCCGCCCTCGGCGACGAGCTCGGCTTCGAGGTCCTGGTCGTGCCGCCGTTCACGCTGGACGGCGGAGCGGTCCGCAGCACGGACGTGCGCGACGCGATCGCCGCCGGCGATCTCGCCCGGGCGGAACGCCTCCTCGGACGTCCGGTCGCCGTGGTCGGAGCGGCGTCGGCGGCCCCGAACGGCTCGATCGTGTCGTTCGCCCTGCCGGTCGCCCTGCCGCCGGCTGGAGACTACCGTGTCGTGGTGCGGCCTCCCGGGAGGCGGTCCGTTCGCGCCCTGGCGCTCGTGACCAGCGACCGGATCGAGCTCGACCGGTCGTTCGATGGACCACTGCGGATCGTCTTCGCCTGA
- the infB gene encoding translation initiation factor IF-2, with protein MARSRSGTRGRRGPRKPPRRDGAFVAAVVQVADPRERGAIELPSTITVKELAELLSVNPADVIRELIKSGIFATINQLIDRDTASLVAGELGFDVAETSTANGGAVNADGTAEEPTAEATKEVLFEADDPSLLVPRAPIVTVMGHVDHGKTSLLDAIRTTEVAAGERGGITQHIGASEVDKDGRRVVFLDTPGHEAFTAMRARGARVTDIAVVVVAADDGVMPQTLEAIHHARAAKVPIIIALNKIDKPDANPERVKTELSEANVIVEEYGGDTPLVAVSAKARLGLTELFDMILLVADLQELTANPKRPAVGTIVEAELDKGRGPVATAIVQTGTLRVGDVIVVGETFGKVRALENSAGKRVAKTGPSSAVVVLGLSSVPAAGDILRVVADEKEARTLVETRRAATAARAGEGSGRATLEDLYRQIQTGQAKELRIILKTDVSGSLGAITHALEQISSDEVRINVLHEAAGDITDNDIMLAAASDAIVVGFSTKITETARRAAEAEGVDVRIYDIIYKLTDDIDAALKGLLEPEIVEAVEGRAEVRQVIRVGKNTVIAGSYVTDGRMVRGGARVWRGGKIIATDRIESLRRFRDDVREVATGFECGIGLAGFHDIAEGDVIECFSSQTISRAASA; from the coding sequence ATGGCCAGGAGTAGGAGCGGCACCCGCGGCCGTCGAGGCCCCCGCAAACCGCCGCGTCGCGACGGAGCGTTCGTCGCGGCGGTCGTCCAGGTGGCGGATCCGCGCGAGCGTGGCGCGATCGAGCTGCCGTCGACGATCACGGTGAAGGAGCTCGCGGAGCTGCTGTCCGTGAACCCGGCGGACGTCATCCGTGAGCTCATCAAGAGCGGCATCTTCGCGACGATCAATCAGCTCATCGATCGCGACACCGCGTCGCTCGTGGCAGGCGAGCTCGGCTTCGATGTCGCCGAGACCTCCACCGCCAACGGCGGGGCTGTCAACGCCGACGGGACGGCGGAAGAGCCCACGGCCGAAGCGACCAAGGAGGTCCTCTTCGAGGCGGACGATCCGTCGCTCCTCGTGCCGCGGGCGCCCATCGTCACGGTCATGGGCCATGTCGACCACGGCAAGACGAGCCTGCTCGACGCGATCCGGACCACCGAGGTGGCCGCCGGTGAGCGCGGCGGCATCACCCAGCACATCGGGGCGAGCGAGGTCGACAAGGACGGCCGGCGGGTCGTCTTCCTCGACACGCCCGGCCATGAGGCGTTCACCGCGATGCGGGCGCGCGGCGCGCGGGTCACGGACATCGCCGTCGTGGTCGTCGCCGCGGATGACGGCGTCATGCCGCAGACCCTCGAGGCGATCCACCACGCCCGGGCGGCGAAGGTGCCGATCATCATCGCCCTCAACAAGATCGACAAGCCGGACGCCAACCCGGAGCGCGTGAAGACCGAGCTGTCCGAGGCGAACGTCATCGTCGAGGAATACGGCGGCGACACGCCCCTCGTGGCGGTCTCGGCCAAGGCGCGACTCGGGCTCACCGAGCTGTTCGACATGATCCTCCTCGTCGCCGATCTCCAGGAGCTCACGGCCAACCCGAAGCGCCCGGCCGTCGGCACGATCGTCGAGGCGGAGCTCGACAAGGGTCGCGGTCCGGTGGCGACCGCGATCGTCCAGACAGGGACCCTCCGGGTGGGCGACGTCATCGTCGTCGGGGAGACGTTCGGCAAGGTCCGGGCGCTCGAGAACAGTGCCGGCAAGCGAGTGGCGAAGACCGGCCCGTCGAGCGCGGTCGTCGTCCTCGGACTCTCCTCCGTGCCGGCCGCCGGCGACATCCTGCGGGTCGTCGCCGATGAGAAGGAGGCGCGGACGCTCGTCGAGACGCGTCGCGCCGCGACCGCCGCACGTGCGGGGGAGGGGAGCGGGCGAGCTACGCTCGAGGACCTCTACCGCCAGATCCAGACCGGCCAGGCGAAGGAGCTCCGGATCATCCTCAAGACGGACGTCTCGGGGTCGCTCGGGGCGATCACCCACGCCCTCGAACAGATCAGCTCCGACGAGGTCCGCATCAACGTCCTTCACGAGGCCGCCGGCGACATCACGGACAATGACATCATGCTCGCCGCGGCATCCGATGCGATCGTCGTGGGCTTCAGCACGAAGATCACCGAGACGGCTCGCCGGGCTGCCGAGGCCGAGGGCGTCGACGTCCGGATCTACGACATCATCTACAAGTTGACGGACGACATCGACGCGGCCCTCAAGGGCCTCCTCGAGCCGGAAATCGTCGAGGCGGTCGAAGGCCGGGCAGAGGTCCGCCAGGTCATCCGGGTCGGCAAGAACACGGTGATCGCCGGTTCGTACGTCACGGATGGCCGGATGGTCCGCGGCGGGGCCCGGGTCTGGCGCGGTGGCAAGATCATCGCGACCGACCGGATCGAGTCGCTCCGCCGCTTCCGCGACGACGTCCGCGAGGTGGCCACCGGCTTCGAGTGCGGAATCGGGCTCGCCGGGTTCCACGATATCGCGGAGGGCGACGTCATCGAGTGCTTCTCGAGCCAGACGATCAGCCGCGCCGCGTCCGCCTGA
- a CDS encoding ribonuclease J yields MPDPQRPLRIIPLGGVGEIGKNMYVFEYGDDIVVIDCGLMFPDEEMFGIDLVIPDVSYLKERRDQVRAFLITHAHEDHVGGLPYILPEFPGVPVYASTLARGLLGNKVKEHRLHNNPLRALNPGDEITIGPFTVIPFRIGHSIPDAMGIALRTPVGTVVHTGDFKFDHTPVDGKLSDFAILAALGAEGVICLLSDSTRAENPGYTPSERTVGEAFREIMEPLQGRVIVATFASNIARVQQVLDAAATFDRKVAVIGRSMEQNFRIASDLGYLTYPASQIVAKDRIAEVPANKLVIATTGAQGEPMAGLARMANRDHRYVEIVPGDTVIVSASPIPGNEEYVSRTVDNLFKAGANVFYHAIKRAHVSGHASQEELKLMLGLTKPRYFIPIHGEFRMQVQHGRLAIETGVAAENVFIIENGMPIEILPDGSARRGTPVTAGYVFVDGLSVGDVGEVVLRDRRALANDGMFLVVVTVDKQTGTVIGRPEVITRGFVPNDRDPVIESATERVIQAIENPGDHISEIALLKSQIKDAVSRHLYEQTKRRPMVFPVVVEV; encoded by the coding sequence ATGCCCGATCCACAGCGACCGCTCCGCATCATCCCGCTCGGCGGGGTGGGCGAGATCGGCAAGAACATGTATGTGTTCGAATACGGCGACGACATCGTCGTCATCGACTGCGGTCTCATGTTCCCGGACGAGGAGATGTTCGGCATCGACCTCGTCATCCCCGACGTCAGCTATCTCAAGGAGCGCCGGGACCAGGTTCGCGCCTTCCTCATCACGCACGCACACGAGGACCACGTCGGCGGCCTGCCGTACATCCTGCCCGAGTTCCCCGGCGTGCCCGTCTACGCGAGCACCCTCGCCCGGGGACTCCTCGGCAACAAGGTCAAGGAGCACCGGCTCCACAACAACCCGCTCCGCGCGCTGAACCCCGGCGACGAGATCACGATCGGTCCGTTCACCGTCATCCCGTTCCGGATCGGCCACTCGATCCCCGACGCGATGGGGATCGCCCTGCGGACCCCGGTCGGGACGGTCGTCCACACCGGAGACTTCAAGTTCGACCACACGCCGGTCGACGGCAAGCTGTCCGACTTCGCGATCCTCGCCGCGCTCGGTGCGGAAGGCGTGATCTGCCTCCTCTCCGACTCCACGCGCGCCGAGAACCCAGGCTACACGCCGTCCGAGCGGACCGTCGGCGAGGCGTTCCGCGAGATCATGGAGCCGCTCCAGGGACGCGTCATCGTCGCCACCTTCGCGAGCAACATCGCCCGCGTCCAGCAGGTCCTCGACGCCGCGGCGACGTTCGATCGCAAGGTCGCCGTCATCGGCCGCTCCATGGAACAGAACTTCCGGATCGCGAGCGACCTCGGCTATCTCACCTATCCCGCCTCGCAGATCGTGGCCAAGGATCGGATCGCCGAGGTCCCGGCGAACAAGCTCGTCATCGCGACGACCGGCGCCCAGGGCGAGCCGATGGCCGGCCTGGCCCGGATGGCGAATCGCGATCACCGATACGTCGAGATCGTCCCCGGCGACACCGTCATCGTGAGCGCGAGCCCGATCCCCGGCAACGAGGAGTATGTAAGCCGCACGGTGGACAACCTCTTCAAGGCCGGCGCGAACGTCTTTTATCACGCGATCAAGCGCGCCCACGTCTCCGGCCACGCGAGCCAGGAAGAGCTCAAGCTCATGCTCGGCCTCACGAAGCCGCGCTACTTCATCCCGATCCACGGCGAGTTCCGGATGCAGGTCCAGCACGGTCGCCTCGCGATCGAGACCGGCGTCGCCGCGGAGAACGTCTTTATCATCGAGAACGGGATGCCGATCGAGATCCTGCCGGACGGCTCTGCCCGACGCGGCACGCCCGTCACCGCCGGCTACGTCTTCGTCGACGGCCTCTCCGTCGGGGACGTCGGCGAAGTCGTCCTCCGCGATCGGCGGGCGCTCGCGAACGACGGGATGTTCCTCGTCGTCGTCACCGTCGACAAGCAGACGGGGACCGTCATCGGCCGACCGGAGGTCATCACCCGCGGCTTCGTCCCGAACGACCGCGATCCGGTCATCGAGTCGGCGACCGAGCGGGTCATCCAGGCGATCGAGAACCCCGGCGATCACATCAGCGAGATCGCGCTCCTCAAGAGCCAGATCAAGGACGCCGTGTCGCGCCACCTCTACGAACAGACGAAGCGACGACCGATGGTCTTCCCGGTCGTCGTCGAGGTCTGA
- a CDS encoding aspartate-semialdehyde dehydrogenase — protein sequence MTRQPLSVAVVGATGVVGRTMIQVLTERGFPIRELRLLASGRSAGRTVSVEGRTLEVGEAAPEAFDGVDIALFSAGAGVSEDLAPAAVAHGAVVIDNSSAWRMTDGVPLVVSQVNPDDAATHDGIIANPNCSTMQLAPVLMALRDAVGLERVIVDTYQSVSGTGAEAIAELEGQVRAHVSGDVATAAVYPHRIAFNALPEIDVFLPNGYSREEWKLVTESRKILHLPELRISATAVRIPVFVGHSEAVHVETREPITPDRARALFAAIPGVVVRDDPAAHVYPLATEAAGRDEVFVGRVRQDPSIPNGRGIALWVVSDNLRKGAATNAVEIAELIAARGWISRASSRAGAA from the coding sequence ATGACCCGTCAGCCTCTCTCTGTGGCCGTCGTCGGCGCGACCGGCGTCGTCGGCCGGACGATGATCCAGGTCCTCACCGAACGCGGATTCCCCATCCGTGAGCTCCGTCTGCTCGCCTCGGGCCGGTCGGCGGGTCGGACGGTGAGCGTCGAAGGGCGGACGCTGGAGGTGGGCGAAGCGGCCCCCGAGGCGTTTGACGGCGTCGATATCGCCCTTTTCTCGGCCGGCGCCGGCGTCTCGGAGGACCTCGCGCCTGCCGCCGTGGCGCACGGCGCCGTCGTCATCGACAACTCGAGCGCGTGGCGGATGACGGACGGTGTGCCGCTCGTCGTCTCACAGGTGAACCCGGACGATGCGGCCACGCATGACGGGATCATCGCGAACCCGAACTGTTCGACGATGCAGCTTGCTCCGGTGCTCATGGCCCTCCGCGACGCGGTCGGGCTCGAGCGCGTCATCGTGGATACGTATCAGAGCGTCTCGGGGACGGGCGCCGAGGCGATCGCCGAGCTCGAGGGCCAGGTCCGCGCCCACGTCAGCGGCGATGTCGCGACGGCGGCGGTCTACCCGCATCGGATCGCCTTCAACGCCCTGCCGGAGATCGACGTCTTCCTCCCCAACGGCTATTCGCGCGAGGAGTGGAAGCTCGTGACGGAAAGCCGGAAGATCCTCCACCTGCCGGAGCTCCGGATCAGCGCGACGGCGGTCCGGATCCCCGTCTTCGTCGGCCACTCTGAGGCGGTCCACGTGGAGACGCGTGAGCCGATCACGCCCGACCGGGCGCGTGCGCTGTTCGCGGCCATCCCCGGCGTCGTCGTCCGCGACGACCCGGCCGCCCATGTCTACCCACTCGCGACGGAGGCGGCCGGACGCGACGAGGTGTTCGTCGGCCGGGTCCGCCAGGATCCGTCGATCCCGAACGGTCGCGGGATCGCCCTGTGGGTCGTTTCCGACAACCTCCGCAAGGGTGCGGCGACGAATGCCGTCGAGATCGCCGAACTCATCGCGGCTCGCGGCTGGATCAGTCGGGCCTCCTCCCGGGCAGGGGCCGCATGA
- the pnp gene encoding polyribonucleotide nucleotidyltransferase, with the protein MALENNHRALPDAEATAALLLAFAADLPGRIETLHDGIAASIRANRTGGDAKGLLEAARRQARVSKALFGLVHKKTVRELVFSEKIRMDGRAPDELRPISVEVGLVPRAHGSGLFTRGETQALTVATLGASSDVQRIDTISPKTEKRYLHHYNMPPYSTGENKPMRGPGRREIGHGNLAERALIPVLPRQEDFPYVIRLVSECVTSNGSTSMASTCGSTLALMDAGVPISAPVAGAAMGLISEPDGRFAVLTDILGKEDSFGDMDFKVTGTRDGITALQMDIKVRGINEAIIRQGLAQALEARLIILDKMTEVMPETRGAMSDFAPRITTIRINPERIRDIIGKGGSMIRKIQEETGTEINVEDDGSVEIAAVSGDNARKAIQWIESLTRDVEVGSLYLGKVTRLMGFGAFVEILPGKEGLVRIGELADYHVPSVEDVVSVGDEVMVVVIEVDRQGRINLSRKAAMQRHLATEPV; encoded by the coding sequence ATCGCCCTCGAGAACAACCACCGGGCGCTGCCCGACGCCGAGGCGACGGCTGCCCTCCTCCTCGCCTTCGCCGCGGACCTCCCCGGCCGCATCGAGACGCTGCACGACGGCATCGCCGCGTCGATCCGGGCGAACCGCACGGGCGGCGACGCCAAGGGCCTGCTCGAGGCCGCTCGACGCCAGGCGCGGGTGAGCAAGGCGCTCTTCGGTCTCGTCCACAAGAAGACGGTCCGTGAGCTCGTCTTCAGCGAGAAGATCCGGATGGACGGTCGCGCCCCTGACGAGCTGCGGCCGATCTCGGTCGAGGTCGGCCTCGTGCCGCGGGCACATGGCTCGGGTCTCTTCACCCGGGGTGAGACGCAGGCATTGACGGTCGCCACACTCGGGGCGAGCTCCGATGTCCAGCGGATCGACACGATCAGCCCGAAGACCGAGAAGCGCTACCTCCACCACTACAACATGCCCCCCTACAGCACGGGTGAGAACAAGCCGATGCGCGGCCCCGGTCGTCGCGAGATCGGCCACGGCAACCTCGCCGAACGCGCCCTCATCCCGGTCCTGCCGCGCCAGGAAGACTTCCCGTACGTCATCCGCCTCGTCTCCGAGTGCGTGACGTCGAACGGCTCGACGTCGATGGCCTCGACCTGCGGCTCCACGCTCGCCCTTATGGACGCCGGCGTGCCGATCAGCGCTCCGGTCGCCGGCGCGGCCATGGGTCTGATCAGCGAGCCGGATGGCCGGTTCGCGGTCCTGACGGACATCCTCGGCAAGGAGGACTCGTTCGGCGACATGGACTTCAAGGTCACCGGGACCCGGGATGGGATCACGGCCCTCCAGATGGACATCAAGGTCAGGGGCATCAATGAGGCGATCATCCGTCAGGGGCTTGCCCAGGCCCTTGAGGCGCGCCTCATCATCCTCGACAAGATGACCGAGGTCATGCCCGAGACCCGAGGCGCGATGAGCGACTTCGCGCCGCGGATCACGACCATCAGGATCAATCCCGAGCGGATCCGCGACATCATCGGCAAAGGCGGTTCGATGATCCGCAAGATCCAGGAGGAGACGGGGACCGAGATCAACGTCGAGGACGACGGCTCGGTGGAGATCGCCGCGGTCTCGGGCGACAACGCCCGCAAGGCGATCCAGTGGATCGAGTCGCTCACGCGCGACGTCGAGGTCGGCTCGCTCTACCTCGGCAAGGTCACCCGGCTCATGGGCTTCGGCGCCTTCGTCGAGATCCTCCCCGGCAAGGAGGGCCTGGTCCGGATCGGCGAGCTCGCCGACTATCACGTGCCATCGGTGGAAGACGTCGTGTCCGTCGGTGACGAGGTGATGGTCGTCGTGATCGAGGTCGACCGCCAGGGGAGGATCAACCTGAGCCGGAAGGCGGCGATGCAGCGCCACCTCGCCACCGAGCCCGTCTGA
- a CDS encoding uracil-DNA glycosylase — protein sequence MTEAERRSALEAVAADVRICTRCRLHEGRTRAVPGEGHPSTEVVFVGEGPGANEDREGRPFVGRAGDLLVKLLATIGWRRDEVFITNVVKCRPPENRDPEPDEIAACLPYLQRQLEILDPALIVTLGRHSLGRFRPGARIGQTHGTSAPVDPASGARDALGYALYHPAAALRSTDVERQTFDDVAGIPGALLAARARRDEEGARIAAASAPSAPSAAAVAPSALAAAPSAALAPSVISAPRLAHAPKRSPEGVEHPERGVDAVAEGASAGSRSPASSANGAADIERAAASGSATDDRLDPRADETGQLFAF from the coding sequence ATGACCGAGGCCGAGCGTCGCTCGGCGCTCGAGGCCGTCGCCGCGGACGTCCGGATCTGCACCCGCTGCCGGCTCCACGAAGGTCGCACCCGAGCGGTCCCCGGCGAGGGGCACCCGTCCACGGAGGTCGTCTTCGTCGGCGAGGGACCGGGTGCCAACGAGGATCGCGAGGGTCGACCGTTCGTCGGGCGGGCGGGTGACCTCCTCGTGAAGCTCCTCGCGACGATCGGCTGGAGGCGCGACGAGGTGTTCATCACGAACGTCGTGAAGTGCCGACCGCCGGAGAACCGGGACCCGGAGCCCGACGAGATCGCGGCCTGCCTGCCGTACCTTCAGCGCCAGCTGGAGATCCTCGACCCGGCCCTCATCGTCACCCTCGGCCGGCACTCGCTCGGCCGCTTCCGACCGGGTGCCCGGATCGGCCAGACGCACGGGACGTCCGCGCCGGTCGACCCGGCGTCGGGCGCGCGCGACGCCCTCGGCTACGCCCTCTATCACCCGGCCGCCGCCCTGCGCTCCACCGACGTGGAACGGCAGACCTTCGACGACGTCGCGGGTATCCCGGGCGCGCTCCTGGCGGCCCGAGCTCGTCGCGACGAGGAGGGGGCCCGGATCGCCGCCGCGAGCGCCCCGTCGGCGCCGTCGGCGGCGGCGGTCGCTCCGTCCGCGTTGGCTGCAGCTCCGTCGGCGGCCCTGGCTCCGTCCGTGATATCGGCGCCACGATTAGCCCACGCGCCGAAGCGATCACCGGAGGGTGTGGAGCACCCTGAGCGAGGTGTCGACGCCGTCGCTGAGGGCGCGTCTGCCGGCTCGCGGAGTCCGGCATCGTCCGCTAATGGTGCGGCCGATATCGAGCGTGCTGCAGCGTCGGGATCCGCGACAGACGATCGGCTCGACCCGCGCGCCGACGAGACCGGCCAGCTCTTCGCCTTCTAA
- the rbfA gene encoding 30S ribosome-binding factor RbfA yields the protein MTQRTERIDELLRQEIGAMLEREVADPRIGFATVTSVETTPDLRHAKVWVSVIGGSAERTETIRALEHAMVFIRRELGTRLRLRRIPDLHVRLDDSIERGTRVLRLIDAIETGGATPDEPAGESLPTPTRAPIVPADAAADAAVDPPSRPDGFGAAAAEFAALRRPAARTRRRGRAR from the coding sequence ATGACGCAGCGCACCGAACGGATCGACGAGCTCCTCCGCCAGGAGATCGGCGCGATGCTCGAACGCGAGGTCGCCGATCCGCGGATCGGCTTCGCGACGGTGACCAGTGTCGAGACGACCCCCGATCTCCGCCACGCGAAGGTCTGGGTCAGCGTCATCGGCGGCTCGGCCGAACGGACCGAGACGATTCGCGCGCTCGAGCATGCGATGGTCTTCATCCGTCGCGAGCTCGGGACCCGCCTGCGGCTCCGGCGGATCCCGGACCTCCACGTCCGCCTCGACGACTCCATCGAACGGGGCACCCGCGTCCTCCGGCTCATCGACGCGATAGAAACCGGCGGCGCGACACCGGACGAGCCGGCCGGCGAGTCCCTGCCGACCCCGACGAGAGCGCCGATCGTCCCGGCTGATGCGGCCGCGGATGCTGCAGTGGACCCGCCGTCGCGCCCGGACGGCTTCGGTGCCGCGGCGGCCGAGTTCGCCGCGCTGCGCCGGCCGGCCGCCCGGACGCGCCGTCGCGGCCGAGCCCGATGA
- the truB gene encoding tRNA pseudouridine(55) synthase TruB, with the protein MTEALREADASGILVVAKPTGPTSHDVVALVRRLSGIRRVGHGGTLDPFASGVLPIFLGRATRLVEYHLGDRKVYRATVCFGAHSTTDDLDGELTPTGPAPDRTTVERELDGFRGELEQVPPAFSAINVGGRRAYALARAGLTPELRPRHVTVHRLELVAWDDADPHRPLAVLDVECSAGTYIRALARDLGQRTGSGAYLGVLIRRESGPFRLEDAIGIDEIRVAATSEPSRLADLLLPAATGLERFPRVVLGPAEVAAVSRGQFIRPTQPIVAPDEPDGRLRLVDDHDRLIAIARWTEGRLAPEKVLIDAVADGSRA; encoded by the coding sequence GTGACCGAGGCGCTCCGGGAGGCGGACGCGTCCGGAATCCTCGTCGTCGCGAAGCCGACCGGCCCCACCTCGCACGATGTCGTCGCGCTCGTCCGGCGGCTGTCGGGGATCCGGCGCGTCGGCCACGGCGGGACGCTCGACCCATTCGCGAGCGGCGTCCTCCCGATCTTCCTTGGCCGGGCGACCCGCCTCGTCGAGTATCACCTTGGCGACCGCAAGGTGTATCGGGCGACGGTCTGCTTCGGCGCCCATTCGACGACCGATGATCTCGATGGTGAGCTCACCCCGACCGGGCCGGCTCCGGATCGCACGACCGTCGAGCGCGAGCTCGACGGGTTTCGCGGCGAGCTCGAGCAGGTCCCGCCGGCCTTCTCCGCCATCAACGTCGGCGGACGCCGTGCCTACGCCCTGGCTCGGGCCGGACTGACGCCCGAGCTCCGGCCGCGGCACGTGACGGTCCATCGCCTTGAGCTTGTGGCGTGGGACGACGCCGACCCCCACCGTCCACTGGCCGTCCTCGACGTCGAGTGTTCGGCGGGCACGTACATCCGGGCGCTCGCCCGGGATCTCGGCCAACGGACGGGGAGCGGCGCGTACCTCGGCGTCCTGATCCGCCGCGAGAGCGGCCCGTTCCGCCTCGAGGATGCGATCGGCATCGACGAGATCCGGGTGGCCGCGACGAGCGAGCCGTCACGCCTCGCCGATCTCCTCCTGCCAGCCGCGACCGGCCTCGAGCGGTTCCCAAGGGTCGTCCTCGGTCCCGCCGAGGTCGCTGCCGTCTCGCGGGGCCAGTTCATCCGCCCGACGCAGCCGATCGTGGCGCCGGACGAACCGGACGGCCGGCTGCGCCTCGTGGACGACCACGATCGACTCATCGCGATCGCCCGCTGGACCGAGGGTCGTCTCGCTCCGGAGAAGGTGCTCATCGATGCGGTGGCCGATGGATCGCGCGCCTGA
- the rpsO gene encoding 30S ribosomal protein S15 has protein sequence MPLAREQKLSVVTTFARSEGDTGSPEVQIALLTERIKGLTGHLKSFPKDNHSRRGLLKLVGHRRRLLAYLIRKDNVRYRAVIGQLGLRR, from the coding sequence GTGCCGCTCGCGCGGGAACAGAAGCTCTCGGTCGTCACCACATTCGCCCGGAGCGAGGGAGACACCGGATCGCCGGAGGTCCAGATCGCGCTCCTGACGGAGCGGATCAAGGGACTCACGGGTCATCTGAAGAGCTTCCCGAAGGACAACCATTCCCGCCGCGGCCTCCTCAAGCTCGTTGGCCATCGCCGTCGCCTTCTTGCCTATCTCATCCGGAAGGACAACGTGCGATACCGAGCCGTCATCGGACAGCTCGGACTCCGCCGCTAA
- a CDS encoding DHH family phosphoesterase — translation MIGPLDLRPWATDVPIAVIDAIGGARRVLAVSHENPDADTLGASIAVGLIVGEHGGRTTLVCSDPPPPAYDFLPGKDGFRTDPEPGVEYDLLVVSDCGSLDRIGEVGRRQRAILEALPRVVIDHHISNDTAGPTDWVDPAAAATCEMVGLLAARLGVPFETGDGALATALMAGIVMDTATFAHPNATPRTLAVSAALVAAGAPLSEISRRLYRSKPDAQLRLFGRVLDRLETVDEGRVLWSTLTDADVVASGAVPAHAEGLIDLLSQADRAEVVMLLKDHRDTTRLSVRTRPGGVDATVLTGRFGGGGHARAAGATIPLPLGAARDAALVVARELAARVDRRT, via the coding sequence ATGATCGGACCGCTCGACCTCCGACCGTGGGCGACGGACGTCCCGATTGCCGTCATCGACGCCATCGGCGGCGCGCGGCGCGTCCTCGCGGTCAGCCACGAGAATCCCGATGCCGACACCCTCGGGGCGTCGATCGCGGTGGGCCTGATCGTCGGCGAGCACGGCGGGCGCACCACGCTCGTCTGCTCGGACCCACCGCCGCCCGCCTACGACTTCCTCCCGGGGAAGGACGGTTTCCGGACGGACCCGGAGCCCGGCGTCGAGTACGACCTCCTCGTCGTCTCGGACTGCGGATCGCTCGACCGGATCGGCGAGGTTGGCCGGCGGCAGCGGGCGATCCTCGAGGCCCTGCCGCGGGTCGTCATCGACCACCACATCTCGAATGACACCGCCGGACCGACGGACTGGGTGGACCCGGCGGCTGCCGCGACGTGCGAGATGGTCGGCCTGCTCGCCGCGCGCCTCGGCGTGCCGTTCGAGACCGGGGACGGCGCGCTCGCGACGGCGCTCATGGCGGGCATCGTCATGGACACCGCGACGTTCGCCCACCCGAACGCGACGCCGCGAACGCTCGCCGTCTCGGCCGCCCTCGTGGCGGCTGGCGCGCCGCTCTCCGAGATCTCGCGTCGGCTGTACCGCTCGAAGCCGGACGCGCAGCTCCGCCTCTTCGGCCGCGTCCTCGACCGGCTCGAGACCGTCGACGAGGGTCGGGTCCTGTGGTCGACGCTCACGGACGCGGACGTCGTGGCGAGCGGCGCCGTGCCCGCCCACGCCGAGGGACTCATCGACCTGCTCTCCCAGGCGGATCGGGCTGAGGTGGTCATGCTCCTCAAGGACCACCGCGACACGACGCGGCTGAGTGTGCGGACGCGACCCGGCGGCGTGGATGCGACCGTCCTCACCGGTCGCTTCGGTGGTGGCGGCCACGCCCGGGCGGCAGGAGCGACGATCCCGTTGCCCCTCGGCGCCGCTCGCGACGCGGCGCTCGTCGTGGCGCGCGAGCTGGCGGCACGGGTGGATCGCCGGACGTGA